Proteins encoded by one window of Nicotiana tabacum cultivar K326 chromosome 10, ASM71507v2, whole genome shotgun sequence:
- the LOC107818073 gene encoding BTB/POZ domain-containing protein At5g48130-like, whose product MGTSSDFSVLSSPLSSPNVGALLKIKIISWSQETGLPVTIRVRIGDRTFNLHKHPLFSKSGYFRRQLNESNEVELPGNFPGGQETFEMMALFIYGSSTLVDPFNVAALRCAAEFLEMTEEYSSGNLCERFDIYLNQVVLQSWDDTLIVLQKCQLLLPLAEELLIVSRCIESLAFMACMEILDPERRRDHPVVTLEALANQHWSDETVKEILSQDLWIKDLIALPFPFFKRIISSLRRQGMKEKYVSPIVLFYANKWVLSKKTHQFWQNASKESEVENNTDDDNNNETNEKISKILQGILDLLPMGDKASKVIPIGFYFALLSRSVQLGLRIESREKLEDQIACLLFLAQVEDFLLPESDNDSISSCIELTIMKSIFSKYVTFGMELPHTPSPRNYVVAELWDAYLTKIATDPKWSAKRFLELIETVPLSSRQTHDHLYRALSTFLVAHPDMSQEEKALVCKYLNCQKLSQEVCIEAVQNDLMPLRLIVQALFVQQLNTQQAFKECSDSFRYVHCGEYSGSLSSTIYANSRSQNLVESPYMEGSEGGSKPLSFLLKDSAVQKSEFSKKEYESTSFRIQNLEHELISLKKTLQLQHISKQTETISKKVEPVSADYQSLRPYGLEGRTPSKKRSNPIGQVTSCIGSVNLTSQRRYVTRLLKVFRRISLLGRGKSRKKSGGNGLRPKTLNF is encoded by the exons ATGGGCACTTCTTCAGACTTTTCAGTTCTTTCTAGTCCACTTTCTTCTCCTAATGTTGGTGCCCTCCTTAAGATCAAGATCATTTCATG GAGTCAAGAAACTGGCTTGCCTGTTACTATTCGAGTTCGGATAGGTGATAGAACCTTTAACTTGCATAAG CACCCATTGTTTTCAAAGAGTGGATACTTTAGAAGACAATTGAATGAATCAAATGAAGTTGAATTACCAGGAAATTTCCCAGGAGGACAAGAGACCTTTGAAATGATGGCACTTTTCATCTATGGATCGTCCACGTTGGTCGATCCTTTCAACGTAGCAGCACTAAGATGTGCAGCAGAGTTCCTAGAAATGACAGAAGAGTACAGCTCTGGAAATCTTTGTGAGCGTTTTGACATATACTTAAATCAGGTTGTACTACAAAGCTGGGACGATACTCTGATTGTCCTCCAAAAATGCCAATTATTGCTTCCTTTGGCTGAGGAGCTGCTGATTGTTAGTCGTTGCATCGAATCACTTGCCTTTATGGCTTGTATGGAAATTCTTGACCCCGAAAGGAGAAGAGACCATCCGGTTGTTACATTagaggccttggccaatcagcaTTGGAGCGACGAGACAGTCAAGGAAATTCTCAGCCAAGATTTGTGGATTAAAGATCTTATTGCTTTGCCATTTCCATTTTTTAAGAGGATAATATCGTCTCTGAGAAGACAAGGAATGAAGGAAAAATATGTCAGCCCAATAGTACTTTTCTATGCAAACAAATGGGTACTTTCTAAAAAGACACACCAGTTTTGGCAGAATGCTAGTAAGGAAAGTGAAGTTGAAAATAATACTGATGATGATAACAATAATGAGACAAATgaaaaaatttccaaaatcctTCAGGGAATTCTTGACTTGCTGCCAATGGGAGATAAAGCTAGTAAAGTAATACCTATTGGATTTTACTTCGCTTTGCTTTCAAGATCAGTTCAACTCGGTTTAAGAATTGAAAGTAGAGAAAAGTTGGAAGATCAGATTGCCTGTCTACTATTCTTGGCTCAAGTGGAAGATTTTCTCCTTCCAGAAAGCGACAACGACTCCATTTCTTCGTGCATTGAGTTAACAATAATGAAGAGCATATTTTCAAAATATGTAACCTTCGGAATGGAGTTACCTCATACACCTTCACCAAGAAATTACGTCGTTGCAGAACTTTGGGATGCATATCTTACAAAGATAGCCACTGATCCAAAATGGAGTGCTAAAAGATTCTTGGAACTCATTGAAACTGTTCCATTATCCAGCAGGCAAACTCACGATCATCTCTATAGAGCGTTAAGCACTTTTCTCGTG GCACATCCTGATATGTCACAAGAGGAGAAAGCATTGGTGTGCAAATACCTCAATTGCCAGAAACTTTCACAAGAAGTGTGCATTGAAGCAGTTCAAAATGATTTGATGCCATTGAGACTTATTGTCCAAGCGCTGTTCGTTCAGCAACTAAACACACAACAAGCTTTTAAAGAATGTTCAGACTCGTTTCGTTATGTTCATTGTGGAGAGTACTCAGGAAGCCTGTCGAGTACAATATATGCAAATTCCAGAAGCCAGAATTTGGTAGAGAGTCCATATATGGAAGGAAGCGAAGGCGGAAGCAAACCACTAAGCTTCTTGTTAAAAGATTCAGCAGTGCAAAAGTCTGAATTCTCGAAAAAGGAATATGAATCCACTAGCTTCAGAATCCAAAATCTTGAACACGAATTAATATCCTTGAAAAAAACGCTTCAACTACAGCACATTTCTAAGCAAACAGAAACCATTTCCAAGAAAGTTGAACCAGTTTCTGCAGATTATCAGAGCCTGAGACCATACGGTTTAGAAGGAAGAACACCAAGCAAGAAGAGGAGTAACCCCATTGGACAAGTGACTAGTTGCATTGGTTCTGTGAATTTGACCTCCCAACGACGATATGTTACTAGGTTACTGAAGGTTTTTCGGAGGATAAGTTTGCTTGGCAgaggaaaatcaagaaaaaagtcAGGTGGCAATGGCCTTAGGCCAAAGACATTGAACTTTTGA